A genomic region of Rhizomicrobium sp. contains the following coding sequences:
- a CDS encoding rhodanese-like domain-containing protein: MRTTAWVREQLTAGREIALVDLREEGVFAEAHPLFAASLPLSTLELEILDRIPRKDVAIVLYDNGEGLVARATKALDALGYSKVSALEGGLDGWRAAGGEIFRDVNTPSKAFGELVESVRHTPSLSAQELKSLLDTRADVVVLDARRFDEYETMNIPGSISVPGGELVYRVGALAPRRDTTVIVNCAGRTRSLIGTQSLVNAGIANKVYALRNGTIGWTLAGQTLEHGAARRAPQAPQDADTAVQARALADRAGVKRIALNELPTLLYDQARTTYRFDVRTPEEYAAGHLPGFRSAPGGQLVQETDVFAPVRGARIVLGDDTGIRADMTGSWLAQMNWQVFVLDADAKTSATETGPWKPRRPPLPQVETLAPAELDDLVRSAHATVFDLSPSAAFAKAHISGAWFAIRAELRDALNAAPRSAITVLTSPDGALARYAAGDLAAEGVAVHVLDGGNAAWRSAGLPVEGGIARAASAPTDRYRRPYEGTDNPASAMQAYLDWEFGLVEQLARDGTHGFRVL; encoded by the coding sequence GTGCGCACGACCGCGTGGGTCCGCGAGCAGTTGACGGCCGGTCGCGAGATCGCGCTGGTCGATCTGCGCGAGGAAGGCGTCTTCGCCGAAGCCCACCCGCTGTTCGCCGCCTCGCTGCCGCTGAGCACGCTCGAACTCGAGATCCTCGACCGCATCCCGCGCAAGGACGTCGCGATCGTTCTCTACGATAATGGCGAGGGCCTCGTCGCCCGCGCCACCAAGGCGCTGGATGCACTCGGCTACAGCAAGGTGTCCGCCTTGGAGGGTGGGCTCGACGGCTGGCGCGCCGCCGGCGGCGAGATCTTCCGCGACGTGAACACGCCGAGCAAAGCCTTCGGCGAGCTGGTCGAATCCGTGCGGCACACCCCGTCCTTGTCGGCGCAAGAGCTGAAGTCTCTGCTCGATACGCGAGCCGATGTCGTCGTCCTGGATGCTCGCCGCTTCGACGAGTACGAGACGATGAACATCCCCGGCAGCATCAGCGTGCCGGGCGGCGAACTCGTCTATCGCGTCGGCGCCCTCGCGCCTCGCCGCGACACGACGGTGATCGTCAACTGCGCCGGGCGGACGCGCAGCCTGATCGGAACGCAATCGCTGGTCAACGCCGGGATCGCCAACAAGGTGTACGCGCTGCGCAACGGCACGATCGGATGGACGCTGGCCGGGCAGACCCTCGAACACGGCGCGGCGCGGCGGGCACCACAGGCGCCGCAGGACGCGGACACCGCCGTCCAGGCGCGGGCGCTGGCCGACCGCGCCGGCGTGAAGCGCATCGCCCTGAACGAACTGCCCACCCTGCTCTACGACCAGGCGCGGACGACCTATCGCTTCGACGTGCGCACGCCGGAGGAATACGCCGCCGGACATCTGCCGGGCTTTCGCAGCGCACCGGGCGGGCAATTGGTGCAGGAGACCGACGTCTTCGCGCCGGTGCGCGGGGCGCGCATCGTGCTCGGCGACGACACCGGAATCCGCGCCGACATGACGGGTTCGTGGCTGGCGCAGATGAACTGGCAGGTCTTCGTGCTGGACGCGGACGCAAAGACGTCCGCGACCGAGACCGGGCCGTGGAAGCCGCGGCGCCCGCCGCTGCCGCAGGTCGAGACGCTGGCGCCGGCCGAGCTGGACGACCTTGTGCGCAGCGCGCATGCGACGGTGTTCGACCTGTCGCCCAGCGCCGCCTTCGCCAAGGCGCATATTTCCGGCGCCTGGTTCGCGATCCGCGCCGAATTGCGCGACGCGCTCAACGCCGCGCCGCGCAGCGCGATCACCGTGCTCACCTCGCCCGACGGGGCGCTCGCCCGCTACGCCGCCGGCGATCTCGCGGCGGAAGGGGTCGCGGTCCACGTGCTGGACGGCGGCAATGCCGCTTGGCGCTCCGCCGGCCTGCCGGTCGAAGGCGGAATCGCGCGGGCGGCATCGGCGCCGACCGACCGCTACCGCCGCCCCTACGAGGGAACCGACAACCCGGCAAGCGCCATGCAGGCCTATCTCGACTGGGAATTCGGCCTCGTGGAGCAGCTCGCGCGCGATGGAACCCACGGTTTCCGCGTCCTTTGA
- the hisD gene encoding histidinol dehydrogenase, which produces MARRLDSSAPDFVGAFDALLNAKREEEEDVALAVRGIIADVRKRGDEAVIELTNKFDHAGVTAATLRLTQDEIDAAEAKCARPALDALGVAALRIEDYHRRQIPRDEWFEDATGARLGWRWTSLDSVGLYVPGGTAAYPSSVLMNAVPARVAGVARIVMVTPASGGAINPLVLAAAKRAGVSEIYRVGGAQAVAALAFGTKTIAPVDKIVGPGNAYVAAAKREVFGKVGIDSVAGPSEILVVADGANNPDWIAADLLSQAEHDASSQSILITDDAAFASQVEAAVERALALLPREKIARASWNDYGAVIVVARLDDAAALVDRLAPEHLEIATADPDRLLQRVRHAGAIFLGRHTPEAMGDYIAGPNHVLPTSRTARFSSGLSVLDFLKRTTLLACEPGTIAEIGPAAIALAEAEGLDAHARSIAARLNAVR; this is translated from the coding sequence ATGGCTCGCCGTCTCGATTCGAGCGCGCCCGATTTCGTCGGCGCCTTCGACGCGCTGTTGAACGCCAAGCGCGAGGAAGAGGAAGACGTCGCGCTGGCCGTGCGCGGGATCATCGCCGACGTGCGCAAGCGCGGCGACGAAGCGGTCATCGAACTGACGAACAAATTCGATCATGCCGGCGTCACTGCCGCGACCCTGCGCCTGACGCAGGACGAGATCGACGCCGCGGAGGCGAAATGCGCCAGGCCGGCGTTGGATGCGCTCGGCGTCGCCGCACTGCGGATCGAGGACTATCACCGCCGCCAGATCCCCAGGGACGAATGGTTCGAGGACGCGACGGGCGCCCGGCTCGGCTGGCGCTGGACGTCGCTCGACAGCGTCGGGCTCTACGTTCCGGGCGGCACCGCCGCCTATCCGAGTTCGGTCTTGATGAACGCCGTGCCGGCGCGGGTCGCGGGCGTCGCGCGCATCGTCATGGTCACGCCGGCGAGCGGCGGCGCGATCAATCCGCTGGTGCTCGCCGCCGCCAAGCGGGCAGGGGTCAGCGAGATCTACCGCGTCGGCGGCGCCCAGGCCGTCGCCGCGCTGGCCTTCGGCACGAAGACCATCGCGCCGGTCGACAAGATCGTCGGTCCCGGCAACGCCTATGTCGCCGCCGCCAAGCGCGAGGTGTTCGGCAAGGTCGGCATCGATTCCGTCGCCGGCCCGTCGGAAATCCTCGTCGTCGCCGACGGCGCGAACAACCCGGACTGGATCGCCGCCGACCTGCTCAGCCAGGCCGAGCACGACGCCTCGTCGCAGAGCATCCTCATCACCGACGACGCGGCCTTCGCGTCGCAAGTCGAAGCCGCGGTCGAACGCGCTCTGGCCCTTCTTCCCCGAGAGAAAATCGCGCGCGCGAGCTGGAACGACTACGGCGCGGTGATCGTCGTGGCGAGGCTCGACGATGCCGCCGCCCTGGTCGACCGCCTCGCGCCCGAGCATCTGGAGATCGCCACCGCCGATCCCGACCGCCTGCTGCAACGCGTCCGTCATGCCGGCGCGATCTTCCTCGGCCGCCACACGCCCGAGGCGATGGGCGATTACATCGCCGGTCCCAACCATGTGCTGCCGACCTCGCGCACCGCGCGGTTCTCTTCCGGCCTTTCGGTGCTCGATTTCCTCAAGCGCACCACGCTGCTCGCCTGCGAGCCCGGCACCATCGCCGAGATCGGGCCGGCCGCCATCGCGCTGGCCGAGGCCGAGGGCCTCGACGCCCATGCCCGCTCCATCGCGGCGCGCCTGAACGCGGTGCGCTGA
- the infA gene encoding translation initiation factor IF-1, whose amino-acid sequence MAKEELLEFEGTVSERLPNATFRVMLQNGHEIIAHTAGKMRKNRISVLTGDKVMVEMTPYDLTKGRITYRFK is encoded by the coding sequence ATGGCGAAAGAAGAACTGCTCGAATTCGAAGGTACCGTGTCGGAACGCCTGCCCAACGCGACGTTCCGCGTCATGCTGCAGAACGGCCACGAGATCATCGCCCACACCGCGGGCAAGATGCGCAAGAACCGGATCAGCGTGCTGACCGGCGACAAAGTCATGGTGGAGATGACGCCCTATGATCTCACCAAGGGGCGCATTACCTATCGCTTCAAGTAA
- a CDS encoding Maf family nucleotide pyrophosphatase, with the protein MISPRGALPIASSKPLLVLASESPRRLALLAQAGLAPDAVRPAAIDESIHRQELPAPYARRLAEAKARAVAAAWDGSPAIFLAADTAVSVGRRILPKAETDDEVRACLALLSGRAHRVTTAIAVLPTVGKIRTRTVETRLLFDRLDGPAIESYVRCGEGLGKAGGYAVQGRAEIFVRRLGGSYSNVVGLPLRETISLLRSGGYPC; encoded by the coding sequence ATGATCTCACCAAGGGGCGCATTACCTATCGCTTCAAGTAAGCCGCTCCTCGTCCTCGCCAGCGAAAGCCCGCGCCGCCTGGCGCTGCTCGCCCAGGCGGGACTTGCGCCGGACGCCGTCCGCCCCGCCGCCATCGACGAATCCATCCACAGGCAGGAACTGCCCGCGCCCTATGCCCGCCGGCTGGCCGAGGCGAAAGCCCGCGCGGTCGCCGCCGCCTGGGACGGATCGCCGGCCATCTTCCTCGCCGCCGACACCGCGGTCTCCGTTGGCCGGCGCATCCTGCCCAAGGCCGAGACCGACGACGAGGTGCGGGCCTGCCTCGCTTTGCTGTCCGGCCGGGCCCATCGGGTGACGACCGCCATCGCCGTCCTGCCCACCGTGGGAAAAATCCGCACACGGACTGTCGAAACGCGGCTGCTCTTCGACCGGCTCGACGGCCCGGCGATCGAATCTTATGTGCGCTGCGGCGAAGGGTTGGGCAAGGCCGGCGGCTACGCGGTGCAGGGCCGCGCCGAGATCTTCGTCCGCCGCCTCGGCGGCTCCTACTCCAATGTCGTGGGATTGCCCTTGCGCGAGACAATCTCCCTGCTTCGAAGCGGCGGTTATCCGTGTTAG
- a CDS encoding LLM class flavin-dependent oxidoreductase codes for MSVEFIGFVNTHEVSETRPAAGPTIQLDYIEKVARAHEDGGFDRVLIAFGSSSPESILIGAHAASVTTRLGLMIAHRPGFTAPTIAARQFATLDQLSKGRAAVHIITGGDDAEMARDGDHTTKDERYARTSEYLDIVKLEWTAEKPFDYRGKFYQVEQGFSSVKSVQAPHIPVYFGGSSEAAIPVAGKHADVYALWGETQAQVRETIARVRAAAAPHGRNPRFSLSLRPILAATEEAAWARADRILEQVKEIRATRGLPISGHRPPNEGSKRLLAAASQGSRLDKRLWTGVAALTGAQGNSTSLVGTPEQVAEALLEYYELGVTTFLIRGFDPYDDAVDYGTNLVPVVRKLVREREALKKAG; via the coding sequence GTGAGCGTCGAATTCATCGGTTTCGTGAACACGCATGAAGTCTCCGAGACCCGGCCGGCGGCCGGCCCGACGATCCAGCTCGACTACATCGAGAAGGTGGCGCGGGCGCACGAGGATGGCGGCTTCGACCGCGTCCTGATCGCGTTCGGATCGTCGTCGCCGGAAAGCATCCTGATCGGCGCCCATGCCGCGTCGGTCACGACGCGCCTCGGCCTGATGATCGCGCACCGCCCCGGCTTCACCGCGCCGACCATCGCCGCGCGGCAGTTCGCGACGCTCGACCAGCTCAGCAAGGGCCGCGCCGCGGTGCACATCATCACCGGCGGCGACGACGCGGAAATGGCGCGCGACGGCGACCACACGACCAAGGACGAGCGCTATGCCAGGACCTCGGAATATCTCGATATCGTGAAGCTCGAATGGACGGCCGAGAAGCCGTTCGACTATCGCGGCAAGTTCTACCAGGTCGAACAGGGCTTCTCCTCCGTCAAGAGCGTGCAGGCGCCGCACATTCCGGTCTATTTCGGCGGCTCGTCGGAAGCCGCGATCCCGGTCGCCGGCAAGCATGCCGACGTCTATGCGCTGTGGGGCGAGACGCAGGCCCAGGTGCGCGAGACCATCGCGCGGGTGCGCGCCGCGGCGGCGCCGCATGGCCGCAATCCGCGGTTCAGCCTGTCGCTGCGCCCGATCCTCGCCGCCACGGAAGAGGCGGCCTGGGCGCGCGCGGACCGCATCCTCGAACAGGTGAAGGAGATCCGCGCGACGCGCGGCCTGCCGATCTCTGGCCATCGCCCGCCGAACGAAGGCTCCAAGCGGCTTCTGGCCGCCGCCTCGCAGGGCAGCCGCCTCGACAAGCGGCTGTGGACCGGCGTCGCGGCGCTCACCGGCGCGCAGGGCAATTCGACCTCCCTCGTCGGCACGCCCGAGCAGGTGGCCGAGGCGCTGCTCGAATATTACGAGCTGGGCGTCACGACCTTCCTCATCCGCGGCTTCGATCCCTATGACGATGCGGTCGACTACGGCACCAATCTCGTCCCGGTGGTCCGCAAGCTGGTGCGCGAGCGCGAGGCGCTGAAGAAGGCCGGCTAA
- a CDS encoding UPF0262 family protein codes for MADGSAFRLAAITLDERSILRRTREIEQERDIAIYDLLEANHFRPEGSHGGPYNLVLGVEENRLTFDISLDGGATPHGKVMLSLTPFRRVIKDYFLICESYFKAIRHAPPSQIEALDMGRRSLHDEGSKLLQERLKGKIEIDHDTARRIFTLICVLHLKG; via the coding sequence ATGGCCGACGGCTCCGCGTTCCGCCTCGCCGCCATCACGCTGGACGAGCGCAGCATCCTGCGCCGCACCCGCGAGATCGAGCAGGAACGCGACATCGCGATCTACGATCTTCTGGAGGCCAACCACTTCCGCCCCGAAGGCTCGCATGGCGGGCCCTACAACCTCGTCCTCGGCGTCGAGGAGAACCGGCTGACCTTCGACATCAGCCTGGACGGCGGCGCCACGCCGCACGGCAAGGTGATGCTGTCGCTGACGCCGTTCCGCCGCGTGATCAAGGACTACTTCCTGATCTGCGAGAGCTACTTCAAGGCCATCCGCCACGCGCCGCCCTCGCAGATCGAGGCGCTCGACATGGGCCGCCGCAGCCTGCACGACGAAGGCTCCAAGCTCCTGCAGGAACGGCTCAAGGGCAAGATCGAGATCGACCACGACACGGCGCGCCGCATCTTCACGCTGATCTGCGTCCTGCATCTGAAGGGCTGA
- a CDS encoding DUF2948 family protein: MNAGLTLAAEDAADLEVISARLQDAVAQMQDLVYLPRKRRFAALFNRFQWEADQKKGDLRVRSGLHFDGVLSVKSQNLKRGAREAVVSLLAIRYTPKGGEDPGGTVELVFAGGGGLKLEVECIDAGLSDVSGVWAARGRPEHEET, encoded by the coding sequence ATGAATGCGGGTTTGACACTGGCGGCGGAAGATGCCGCCGACTTGGAGGTGATCTCGGCGCGGCTGCAGGATGCGGTGGCGCAGATGCAGGATCTCGTCTATCTGCCCAGGAAGCGGCGCTTCGCGGCGCTGTTCAACCGCTTCCAGTGGGAGGCGGACCAGAAGAAGGGCGATCTGCGCGTCCGTTCCGGCCTGCATTTCGACGGCGTGCTGTCGGTCAAGTCGCAGAACCTCAAGCGCGGCGCGCGCGAGGCGGTGGTCTCGCTGCTGGCCATCCGCTACACGCCCAAGGGCGGCGAGGATCCGGGCGGCACGGTCGAACTCGTCTTCGCCGGCGGCGGCGGGCTGAAGCTCGAAGTGGAGTGCATCGACGCCGGCCTTTCCGACGTCAGCGGCGTGTGGGCGGCGCGCGGCCGGCCCGAGCACGAAGAGACCTGA
- the murA gene encoding UDP-N-acetylglucosamine 1-carboxyvinyltransferase has translation MDRIRVRGGNRLKGEIPIGGAKNSALKLMAAAILTDQPVTIRNVPRLADVDAMADLVMQFGVNLNIRRGNGLGTSDTIRLHAASIESALAPYDIVRKMRASFQVTGPLLARHGAAKVSLPGGCAIGARPVDFHIQGLKALGARIDLEDGYVVADAGSGLVGTTFTVPRASVGATETMMMAATLARGRTVLKNAAREPEIVDLGRFLRAIGAQIAGLGTPEIVIDGVERLHGAEYSVMPDRIETGTYAIATAIAGGEVELVGARADTNVVLFDLLRRIGTEVTETNRGIAIHRNGVRPTATDLATDVYPAFPTDLQAQFMALMAVAGGVSHIRETVFENRFMHVPELLRMGADIRIEGDTATVTGVDRLKGAPVMATDLRASVSLVLAGLVAEGDTIVNRVYHLDRGFERLEEKLSGVGADIERQSA, from the coding sequence ATGGACAGGATACGCGTCAGGGGCGGCAACCGCCTCAAGGGTGAAATTCCGATCGGTGGCGCCAAGAATTCGGCGCTCAAGCTCATGGCGGCGGCGATCCTGACCGATCAGCCGGTGACCATCCGCAACGTGCCGCGCCTGGCCGATGTCGACGCCATGGCCGACCTCGTGATGCAGTTCGGCGTGAACCTCAACATCCGGCGCGGCAACGGGCTGGGCACCAGCGACACCATCCGACTGCACGCCGCGAGCATCGAATCGGCGCTCGCGCCCTACGACATCGTGCGCAAGATGCGCGCCAGCTTCCAGGTCACCGGCCCGCTCCTCGCGCGCCACGGCGCGGCGAAGGTCTCGCTGCCCGGCGGCTGCGCCATCGGCGCCCGCCCGGTCGATTTCCATATTCAGGGCTTGAAGGCGCTGGGTGCGCGGATCGATCTGGAAGACGGCTATGTCGTCGCCGATGCCGGAAGCGGCCTCGTCGGCACAACCTTCACCGTGCCGCGCGCCTCGGTCGGCGCCACCGAGACGATGATGATGGCCGCGACCCTGGCCAGGGGCCGCACCGTCCTCAAGAACGCGGCGCGCGAGCCGGAGATCGTCGATCTCGGCCGCTTCCTCCGGGCGATCGGGGCGCAGATCGCCGGGCTGGGTACGCCCGAGATCGTGATCGACGGCGTCGAACGCCTGCACGGCGCCGAATATTCCGTGATGCCGGACCGCATCGAGACCGGCACCTATGCCATCGCCACCGCCATCGCCGGCGGCGAGGTCGAGCTCGTCGGCGCCCGCGCCGACACCAATGTGGTGCTGTTCGATCTGTTGCGCCGGATCGGCACCGAGGTGACGGAGACCAATCGCGGCATAGCCATCCACCGCAACGGCGTGCGCCCCACCGCGACGGACCTCGCGACCGATGTCTATCCCGCCTTCCCGACCGACCTGCAGGCGCAGTTCATGGCGCTGATGGCGGTCGCCGGCGGCGTCAGCCATATCCGCGAGACCGTGTTCGAGAACCGCTTCATGCATGTGCCGGAACTCCTGCGCATGGGCGCCGACATCAGGATCGAGGGCGACACCGCCACCGTCACCGGCGTCGACCGCCTCAAGGGCGCGCCCGTGATGGCGACCGATCTGCGCGCCTCGGTCAGCCTGGTTCTGGCGGGCCTGGTCGCGGAGGGCGACACGATCGTCAACCGCGTCTATCATCTCGACCGTGGTTTCGAGCGCCTGGAGGAAAAGCTCTCCGGCGTCGGCGCGGATATCGAGCGGCAATCGGCATGA
- a CDS encoding TonB-dependent receptor, whose product MSAKCVAFRTALLLGGSLAGLAQAQAQVIASNATADAVSSVETVVVTGVRGTQHRTVADSPVPIDVIGGRQLQENGRGALKEVFQTLIPSFNLPGVNGGGTSWAVRATTLRGLNGDQVLYLINGKRRHTTALINNLARVGNGGVPVDLDLIPVAAIDHVEVLRDGAAAQYGSDAIAGVINIILKDGTDGGASDTTAGLNYQGDGLSLHEAADYGLPLFGDGYIHFAADARSSAPWYRNEAATTPYLYNLLAGGVPDPREATIDRKAFGHPYGGADDKLYSLSYNAGVPLGSDVTLYSDTTVSHRYTQKNTGSFLPSNLNSLPEIFPNGFQAYRIINEWDYQTTWGAKGEVDNWLWDLSSSFAQDYANLDGRHTINATLGPASPTSFHLSRHDFEQWTNTLDVTRPFEIGLAKPLDVSFGLEHRFEWFSIGAGDPLSYAIGNYIIPAGQPHAGLNPIPGLSSYAAATPADAGSINRDNYAAYVDLDTSITDNWYVGLAGRFEHFTGTVGDSTSGKVTTRYEFLPGYAVRGTISNGFRAPSLAQEIFSTPTFSGQYNPITKINDIYRVQVLPVFKTGALALGAQPLTPETSQDYSVGFTAQPVDNLNLSVDAYQINVHNRILLSGNIGGLPGSAQETFVNSVLTPLGYPTNTIVQYFTNAVSTRTHGIDFVGDYGWDLDEAGALNLSAAYSWVETDITRVNATPAVLQGHGIALVGYQREGDLTVATPKSKLILTGDWALEPFDVHLQVTRYGSYTERGTVDPAVSPALASDRTYSPKWITNLALTYDLTDTFSLTVGADDLFDIYPDKIGPVDANSGMGEYGNFSPFGISGGFYYTRVGIKLGAL is encoded by the coding sequence ATGTCGGCCAAATGCGTTGCGTTTCGAACGGCGTTGCTTCTCGGCGGATCGCTCGCCGGCCTGGCACAGGCCCAGGCGCAGGTCATCGCGAGCAACGCGACCGCCGACGCCGTATCGTCCGTGGAGACGGTGGTGGTGACCGGCGTGCGCGGCACGCAGCACCGCACGGTGGCGGACAGCCCGGTTCCGATCGACGTCATCGGCGGCAGGCAATTGCAGGAGAACGGCCGCGGCGCGCTCAAGGAAGTCTTCCAGACCCTGATCCCGTCGTTCAATCTGCCGGGCGTCAATGGCGGCGGGACGTCCTGGGCGGTGCGCGCGACGACCCTGCGCGGCCTCAACGGCGACCAGGTGCTTTATCTGATCAACGGCAAGCGGCGCCACACCACGGCGCTCATCAACAACCTCGCCCGCGTCGGCAATGGCGGCGTGCCGGTGGACCTGGACCTGATCCCGGTCGCGGCCATCGACCATGTCGAGGTGCTGCGCGACGGCGCGGCGGCGCAATACGGCTCGGACGCCATCGCCGGCGTCATCAACATCATCCTGAAGGACGGAACCGACGGCGGCGCCTCCGACACCACCGCCGGCCTCAACTACCAGGGCGACGGGCTGAGCCTGCACGAGGCGGCCGATTACGGCCTGCCGCTGTTCGGCGACGGCTACATCCATTTCGCCGCCGATGCCCGCAGCTCCGCGCCGTGGTATCGCAACGAGGCGGCGACGACGCCCTATCTCTATAACCTGCTGGCCGGCGGCGTTCCCGATCCGCGCGAGGCGACGATCGATCGCAAGGCGTTCGGCCACCCCTATGGCGGCGCGGACGACAAGCTCTACAGCCTCTCCTACAATGCCGGCGTGCCGCTTGGGTCGGATGTGACTCTTTATTCCGATACGACGGTGAGCCATCGCTATACGCAAAAGAACACCGGCAGCTTCCTGCCGTCCAACCTGAATTCGCTGCCGGAGATCTTTCCGAACGGCTTCCAGGCCTATCGCATCATCAACGAGTGGGACTACCAGACGACCTGGGGCGCCAAGGGCGAGGTCGACAACTGGCTCTGGGATCTGAGTTCGAGCTTCGCGCAGGATTACGCGAACCTCGACGGCCGGCACACCATCAACGCGACGCTCGGCCCGGCGAGCCCGACATCCTTCCACCTGAGCCGGCACGATTTCGAACAGTGGACCAACACGCTCGACGTCACCCGCCCGTTCGAGATCGGGCTCGCCAAGCCGCTCGATGTCTCGTTCGGGCTGGAGCACCGCTTCGAATGGTTCTCGATCGGCGCCGGCGATCCGCTCTCCTATGCCATCGGGAACTACATCATTCCGGCCGGCCAGCCGCATGCCGGGCTGAACCCGATCCCCGGCCTGTCGTCCTATGCCGCCGCGACGCCGGCCGACGCGGGCTCGATCAACCGCGACAATTACGCGGCCTATGTCGATCTCGACACCAGCATCACCGACAACTGGTATGTCGGCCTGGCGGGCCGCTTCGAGCACTTCACCGGCACCGTCGGCGATTCGACCAGCGGCAAGGTCACCACCCGTTACGAGTTTCTTCCCGGCTATGCCGTCCGCGGGACGATCAGCAACGGCTTCCGCGCGCCGTCGCTCGCGCAGGAGATATTCTCGACGCCGACCTTCAGCGGCCAGTACAACCCGATCACCAAGATCAACGACATCTACCGCGTGCAGGTCCTGCCGGTGTTCAAGACCGGCGCGCTCGCCCTCGGCGCCCAGCCGCTGACGCCGGAGACCTCGCAGGACTACAGCGTCGGTTTCACCGCGCAGCCGGTCGACAACCTCAACCTGTCCGTCGACGCCTACCAGATCAACGTCCACAACCGCATCCTGCTGAGCGGCAATATCGGCGGCCTGCCCGGCAGCGCGCAGGAGACCTTCGTCAATTCGGTGCTGACGCCGCTGGGCTATCCGACCAACACGATCGTGCAGTATTTCACCAATGCGGTGTCGACGCGCACCCACGGCATCGACTTCGTGGGCGATTACGGATGGGACCTGGACGAAGCCGGAGCGCTCAATCTGAGCGCGGCCTATTCCTGGGTCGAGACCGACATCACGCGCGTCAATGCCACGCCGGCGGTGCTGCAGGGCCACGGCATCGCGCTGGTCGGATACCAGCGCGAAGGCGACCTGACCGTGGCCACGCCGAAGAGCAAGCTGATCCTGACCGGCGACTGGGCGCTCGAACCGTTCGACGTCCATCTGCAGGTCACGCGCTACGGTTCCTATACCGAGCGCGGCACGGTCGATCCGGCGGTCAGTCCCGCTTTGGCCAGCGACAGGACCTATAGTCCCAAATGGATCACGAACCTGGCGCTCACCTACGACCTGACCGATACGTTCTCGCTCACGGTCGGCGCCGACGATCTGTTCGACATCTATCCGGACAAGATCGGGCCGGTCGACGCCAATTCCGGCATGGGGGAGTACGGCAACTTCTCCCCGTTCGGCATCAGCGGCGGATTCTATTATACAAGGGTGGGCATCAAGCTCGGAGCACTCTAG
- a CDS encoding TauD/TfdA family dioxygenase → MSSAARKIDTAHNPLAVTKLSPVIGAEVGGIDLRDPLSPELRDELHRLLLEHKVLFFRDQDIDNEQHLAFARNFGKLYDHPSGGLEKHRTIQPIDSREFAKRGYSVRETHWHTDTSWRIDPSFGAVLRAVNIPDVGGDTIWANGGAILRGLPDDLREKIDSLYVIHDFQSALKAAGVRYPLVAHPIVRTHPETAEDIFWVNWSLKPRIVDLDRAESDALLARLYDEVKRPEYQVRFRWRKGSIAFWDNRATLHYAVRDYGDFPRVMERVLIASDDIPYRVRKE, encoded by the coding sequence ATGAGCTCGGCCGCCCGCAAGATCGACACGGCGCACAATCCGCTCGCCGTCACCAAACTCAGTCCCGTGATCGGCGCGGAGGTCGGCGGCATCGATCTGCGCGATCCGCTGTCGCCGGAATTGCGCGACGAACTGCATCGCCTGCTTCTCGAACACAAGGTCCTGTTCTTCCGCGACCAGGACATCGACAACGAACAGCATCTCGCCTTCGCGCGGAATTTCGGCAAGCTCTACGACCATCCGTCGGGCGGGCTCGAAAAGCACCGCACCATCCAGCCCATCGACTCGCGCGAATTCGCCAAGCGCGGCTACAGCGTGCGCGAGACGCATTGGCACACCGATACGAGCTGGCGCATCGATCCGTCCTTCGGCGCCGTTCTGCGCGCGGTGAACATCCCCGATGTCGGCGGCGACACGATCTGGGCGAATGGCGGCGCCATCCTGCGCGGCCTGCCGGACGATCTGCGGGAGAAGATCGACAGCCTTTATGTCATCCACGACTTCCAGTCGGCGCTCAAGGCGGCCGGCGTGCGCTATCCTCTGGTGGCCCATCCGATCGTCCGCACCCATCCGGAAACCGCAGAGGACATCTTCTGGGTGAACTGGAGCCTCAAGCCGCGCATCGTCGATCTCGACCGTGCCGAGAGCGATGCGTTGCTGGCGCGGCTCTATGACGAGGTGAAGCGGCCCGAATACCAGGTCCGTTTCCGCTGGCGCAAAGGCTCGATCGCGTTCTGGGACAATCGCGCCACGCTCCACTACGCGGTGCGCGACTATGGCGATTTCCCGCGCGTGATGGAGCGCGTGCTGATCGCCAGCGACGACATCCCCTATCGCGTCCGCAAGGAATAG